Proteins found in one Geomonas subterranea genomic segment:
- a CDS encoding 4Fe-4S dicluster domain-containing protein — MISRRSFCKKSLLIAGGLAIPLSCLELFDPKRLLAEKDDTGARWVFLVDTRKCVGCGFCVKGCKVENEVPYDANVTRTWVERYIVTKDGKTHIDSPKGARDGFPNKGIDIGHGRLEEIKDDDIEKAFFVPKLCNQCDNPPCVQVCPVGATYQTADGVVLVDRSWCIGCGYCIMGCPYGVRFFHPVFHVAEKCNFCYHRITKGMQTACVDSCAFGARRVGNLRDPEDPVTRVIMTERVNVLKEEYGTKPQVFYLGLSKEVK; from the coding sequence ATGATTTCGAGACGATCCTTCTGCAAGAAATCTCTGCTCATCGCGGGGGGGCTGGCGATTCCCCTCTCCTGCCTGGAACTTTTCGACCCCAAGCGGCTTCTGGCCGAGAAGGACGATACGGGTGCGCGCTGGGTCTTCCTGGTGGACACCCGGAAATGCGTGGGGTGCGGCTTCTGCGTCAAGGGGTGCAAGGTGGAGAACGAGGTCCCCTATGACGCCAACGTGACCCGCACCTGGGTGGAGCGCTACATCGTGACCAAAGACGGCAAGACCCACATCGACTCCCCCAAGGGGGCGCGGGACGGCTTCCCCAACAAGGGGATCGACATCGGACACGGCAGGCTGGAGGAGATCAAGGACGACGACATCGAGAAGGCCTTCTTCGTGCCCAAGCTCTGCAACCAGTGCGACAACCCGCCCTGCGTCCAGGTCTGCCCCGTGGGCGCCACCTACCAGACCGCCGACGGGGTGGTGCTGGTGGACCGCAGCTGGTGCATCGGCTGCGGCTACTGCATCATGGGGTGCCCTTACGGGGTGCGCTTCTTCCATCCGGTGTTCCATGTCGCCGAGAAGTGCAACTTCTGCTACCACCGCATCACCAAGGGAATGCAGACCGCCTGCGTCGACAGCTGCGCCTTCGGAGCCCGGCGCGTGGGGAACCTCAGGGACCCCGAGGATCCGGTAACCAGGGTCATCATGACCGAGCGCGTCAACGTGCTCAAGGAAGAGTACGGCACCAAGCCGCAGGTCTTCTACCTCGGCCTTTCCAAGGAGGTGAAATAG
- the nrfD gene encoding NrfD/PsrC family molybdoenzyme membrane anchor subunit — translation MVHGEAWTIKEFFTYPNEYIYWTIQIVMYPFMTGLVAGAFVLSSLYHVFGVKQLKGIARFSLVFSFALLPVAMLPLLMHLQQPLRGIEVMMTPHFTSAIAAFGIVFSTYGMIVASELWFVFRKHFVETALSLKAVEGRSALQQGEYLLFSILTLGAWDISHEALETDERAVKKLAAAGIPVACFLHGYAGFIFGSVKANALWMTPLMPVIFICSAVVSGIALCILTYILTMEIRKQLARRRRLAHPELPSMEELKSAEAHVVAMTSRYLLMFMVAAITLELLDLIFRGYTAVKSWDILRSVIYERDFVNIFVVQYGLGNLVPFVLFLIPGLTIRRAAVGTVLVLLGVFMMRWNVVIGGQAFSSSFSGFMHYVLPIWPDSMETLKEGFFGAMIVAVVPFCIFYVLNKVMPVFKETH, via the coding sequence ATGGTGCATGGAGAAGCCTGGACCATAAAGGAGTTTTTCACCTACCCCAACGAGTACATCTACTGGACCATCCAGATCGTCATGTACCCGTTCATGACCGGCCTCGTGGCGGGCGCCTTCGTGCTCTCCTCGCTGTACCACGTCTTCGGGGTGAAGCAGCTGAAGGGGATCGCGCGCTTCTCGCTGGTGTTCTCGTTCGCGCTGCTGCCGGTCGCCATGCTGCCGCTTTTGATGCACCTGCAGCAGCCGCTGCGCGGCATCGAGGTGATGATGACGCCGCACTTCACCTCCGCCATCGCCGCCTTCGGCATCGTCTTCAGCACCTACGGGATGATCGTCGCTTCCGAGCTCTGGTTCGTGTTCCGCAAGCACTTCGTGGAGACCGCGCTGTCGCTCAAGGCAGTGGAGGGACGGAGCGCGCTGCAGCAGGGAGAGTACCTTTTGTTCAGCATACTGACGCTCGGCGCCTGGGATATCTCGCACGAGGCGCTCGAGACCGACGAGCGGGCGGTGAAGAAGCTTGCCGCCGCAGGCATCCCGGTCGCCTGCTTCCTGCACGGCTACGCCGGTTTCATCTTCGGGTCGGTGAAGGCGAACGCGCTCTGGATGACCCCGCTCATGCCGGTCATCTTCATCTGTTCGGCCGTTGTTTCCGGCATCGCCCTGTGCATCCTCACCTACATCCTCACCATGGAGATCCGCAAGCAACTGGCGCGCCGGCGCAGGCTCGCCCACCCGGAGCTCCCCTCCATGGAAGAACTGAAGAGCGCCGAGGCCCACGTGGTGGCCATGACCTCGCGCTACCTGCTCATGTTCATGGTGGCCGCCATCACGCTGGAGTTATTGGACCTGATCTTCAGGGGATACACCGCGGTCAAGTCGTGGGACATCCTGAGGAGCGTCATCTACGAACGGGATTTCGTGAACATCTTCGTGGTGCAGTACGGACTTGGGAACCTGGTTCCCTTCGTGCTGTTCCTGATCCCGGGACTGACCATCCGCCGGGCGGCGGTGGGAACCGTGCTGGTGCTGCTGGGCGTCTTCATGATGCGCTGGAACGTCGTGATCGGCGGGCAGGCGTTCTCCTCCTCCTTCTCCGGATTCATGCACTACGTCCTGCCGATATGGCCGGACAGCATGGAGACGCTGAAGGAGGGATTCTTCGGCGCCATGATCGTGGCGGTGGTTCCCTTCTGCATCTTCTACGTTTTGAACAAGGTGATGCCGGTGTTCAAGGAGACGCATTAA